One Eurosta solidaginis isolate ZX-2024a chromosome 5, ASM4086904v1, whole genome shotgun sequence DNA segment encodes these proteins:
- the rhea gene encoding talin-2 isoform X1, which produces MSTLSLRIQLEGGRVRKTIQFHPNTTVFDACKIIRDKFAEAVQGQPSEYGLFLSDEQHQQGVWLEAGRTLGYYILHNQDTLEYRRKLRTLRVRMLDGAVKTILVDDSQPVSQLMVVICTKIGITNHEEYGLVREDNEAQNENLPDNKFGTLTLRRKFTEKDRDAKMESLRRKLKTDDEINWVDVGKTLREQGIDESETVLLRRRFFFSDQNIDSRDPVQLNLLYVQARDAILDGTHPVTQEKACEFAGIQVHIQFGPHNETKHKPGFLDLKDFLPQSYVRVKNIEKKIFAEHKKHVALTEIDAKVLYTKTARELPTYGVTFFLVKEKMNGRNKLVPRLLGVTKDSVLRLDERTKEILVSWPLTTVRRWGASPNTFTLDFGDYANQYYSVQTTEAEQIVQLIAGYIDIILKKKQTKDHFGIEGDEGSTMVEESVAPSKATFLQHETNKIGKINTESLAHPEILRASDGERKYTQGEVQTVQYGAFVGQVNHAHQPPTTKEVRISTVNLTEPQRALLGYISAGQDVLMRADEELRTKAPIQELGTDMRSIEWRENTLDTSKQAVTSHVATMNAATAQIITASQLDEVDTEAISASVSQITQTIPEVTKEVRLIAALMEDSNNGDRLLDAARNLCNAFSDLLKAAEPEGKEPSQSLINAASRVGEATTHVLSTIAEEEVPENGDLHDMLLALAKAVANTTAALMLRAKSIAASCEDEESRNRVIGAASQCALATSQLVACAKVVAPTLHNAACREQLEAAARNVARAVNNLCDVCNEATSDPKLKNDLLAAARDVSKSLSDMLDHVKLSSREYATRTSQEMSPVENVIIGTDILVSSNDPQEMVRHAKHLGQATAQLIQSIKGEADQQKDEDMQRRLLSAAKQLADATAKLVEAARLCSGNPQNTENQNALRRAAEELREITTTTANTPAMKRNLIHRLEYCSKQAASAATQCISAAQNAVQHSDDHQTKEQLLQDCKRAADTIPRLVTSVKTTRSSPDDPNAQLNLIEAAEQFIEPAIQVSRSARALQPTVTDIPSATQLSKSALYLGQTVSELNSAAQRAREACGGQELESALEAVRNLHNVLDDTRKAAQTGNIRPLPGETIENTAQQLRVSAKNVGIALRQLLSSVIQEQRRYAGVAGRDTALALGDFTKSVHGVAATTKNPVVIDCADEVVLHSARLIEEAQRTLQNVGNTDALTQAGRDVTAAISKTVDCIPGQREVDNALRNVSELSEILSMSELPPSDRNYNTLQSELKQVAEGLSVAGGQIVQAYDSPAQLADTSQNFAANYRNLLAVSMEMAGQTQDEVVRSEMIDRLRNVSTQSCSLLSTAKSIAADPGQPNAKNLLHAAARSVTESINKLVDASIQSAPGQKECDNAMRNIEALRVVLDYPHEPINEQGYFECVENATNKSRNLGYAISEMINNAKQSNHVGFGHSVNTVADSIHGLIESSAQAAYLIGVSHPSSVAGRPGIIDQAQLSWAYQGIRQHCDIVSSSKSTKQQKISALTVIAKHTSYLCSICRQASMNTNNPVAKNEFIVLAKQVATATSNLVQEIKGIEDEPSTPTRARLVEPLLESVKAVRQYASSPEFISVPAKISSEGRKAQEPVIHAGRGVIDGVIEMVKAAKSLALSPDDPPVWQQLSNASAPVSESVKRLVDNIREKAPGQAQCEQVLHTLNTCTRELDSCAMAVSAQGLSQRRDNNLHGFSGQTLNSAAELIDKLEPIRMAGKNNAEQLGHAVGEISRYIVPMVNGVVGACTHIVHTNQQMSIINQTKSVVESAVTLVQAAKDSAGNPRSTQSHAHLDESIDYTRQAIQELTETVEKINTEMGVVTGLMEQVNRSITRLTDKRQSLLNASFSDSFVDYQTRMVQSAKEIARLANEMNAKATIEPQLLPQLALEMTQHYTQLTQDSVGASTTTSTPDVAMRIRSTVVDLGRSVSSMIQSGAAGARPNDISTQNEISRNARDVSEKVAQVLAALQAGSRGTQACINAAHTVSGIIGDLDTTIMFATAGTLHSDGDGTFADHREHILQTAKALVEDTKVLVTGAAGTQDELANAAQNAVSTILQLAEAVKRGACSLGSTQPDSQVMVINAVKDVASALGDLINATKLASGKPIHDPSMQDLKESARVMVLNVSSLLKTVKAVEDEHTRGTRAMESTVEAISQEIRAIHSPPPPGSAQCGPEDLIRVTKNVTLATAKAVAAGASNLQTDIVAAANLGRRAISEMLLICRSVAWNCAETEDLRQRTLEAGAAVGESYRELLNGILHNCSADDRVHLSRRVAKSVTDLVAMARLLKGSDWIDPEDPTVIAENELLGAAASIDAAAKKLASLRPRRQPDVKIELDENMKFDEMILEAAKGIMAASSALVRAANAAQRELIDQGKVARRPLTSSDDGQWSEGLISAARLVAAATHSLVEAAQNLVRGVGTEEMLISTAKQVAASTAQLLIACKVKSNPNSEAGRRLQAAGNQVIKSTENLVRAAQQGLEDEEEKTLKINTSMVDGMAQEINARSDVLRMEKQLEEARQKLITIRHARALHKKSQGFATDESDSEYTYGTLQKSHNDTLNRSGYASDVPTSPSYYTQQQQQQQQAKHHYNYGAHPQHFHHPSAVSPPPTLSYHQYASGAEVNGSIELPPPPPPLSTTLYNMQSATAGSGGSTFRPNPKLTANSVPRPYPGSPVAGGISDSLLSTNGGGNAKLPPSPSSMGNLSNYQQQSFDNQKTTNASTKICNNAYQQHSSLSTPQSTQKSTSVNRKLEACVQDLHDKTFGQGGVVQITGGGAYPGQNYEGYTSRYETRNYEKSNETTDKPLDSSFSQLTLSTDGGKVSIMDQGSERLTSMTQRVMERKTFSSTTETRSEKKTESHSFRME; this is translated from the exons ATGTCAACACTATCGTTACGTATCCAACTGGAGGGTGGACGTGTCAGAAAGACAATACAATTCCATCCGAATACGACAGTATTTGATGCATGCAAAATTATACGGGATAAGTTTGCCGAAGCTGTTCAGGGACAAC CCAGCGAATATGGCCTATTTCTATCGGACGAACAGCACCAACAGGGTGTTTGGCTGGAAGCCGGTCGCACGCTCGGCTATTATATTCTGCATAATCAGGACACGTTGGAATACCGGCGCAAATTGCGTACATTGCGTGTTCGTATGTTAGATGGTGCCGTTAAAACGATATTAGTTGATGATTCACAGCCAGTGTCACAGTTAATGGTCGTCATCTGTACAAAAATCGGCATTACCAATCATGAAGAGTATGGATTGGTGCGTGAGGATAACGAAGCTCAAAATGAGAACTTGCCAGATAACAAATTTGGTACATTGACATTGCGTCGAAAGTTCACAGAAAAGGATCGAGATGCGAAAATGGAAAGTTTGCGTAGGAAATTGAAAACCGACGATGAAA TCAATTGGGTGGATGTTGGTAAAACATTGCGCGAGCAAGGCATCGATGAATCCGAAACAGTTTTGCTGCGTCGTCGCTTTTTCTTCTCAGATCAAAACATTGACTCACGTGATCCGGTACAATTGAATTTGTTGTACGTGCAAGCACGTGATGCTATACTCGATGGCACACATCCAGTAACACAAGAAAAAG CATGTGAATTCGCTGGCATTCAAGTGCATATACAATTCGGGCCACACAACGAAACAAAGCATAAGCCCGGATTTTTGGA TTTAAAGGATTTCTTACCGCAATCCTACGTTCGTGTGAAAAACATTGAAAAGAAAATATTTGCAGAGCATAAAAAACATGTTGCTCTAACAGAAATCGATGCCAAAGTATTGTACACGAAAACGGCGCGTGAGCTGCCTACGTATGGTGTCACATTCTTCTTGGTAAAGGAAAAAATGAACGGACGCAATAAGTTGGTGCCACGTCTTTTGGGTGTAACAAAGGATTCGGTATTGCGTTTAGATGAACGTACCAAGGAGATTTTAGTATCGTGGCCATTAACAACAGTACGCCGTTGGGGCGCTTCACCAAATACATTCACTTTGGATTTTGGCGATTATGCAAATCAATATTATTCGGTGCAAACAACTGAAGCCGAACAAATTGTACAGCTAATAGCTGGCTATAtagatattatattaaaaaagaaGCAGACCAAAGATCATTTTGGTATTGAAGGTGATGAAGGCTCAACAATGGTGGAAGAGTCAGTTGCACCCTCAAA agcaacatttttgcaacatgaaacaaataaaattggtaaaattaaTACAGAATCATTGGCGCATCCAGAAATTCTACGCGCGTCAGATG GTGAAAGAAAATACACACAAGGCGAAGTGCAAACGGTTCAATATGGTGCCTTCGTTGGGCAAGTTAACCACGCCCATCAACCGCCAACG ACGAAGGAAGTGCGCATAAGTACTGTAAATCTTACAGAGCCCCAACGTGCATTGCTGGGCTACATTTCCGCTGGTCAAGATGTGCTCATGCGTGCTGATGAGGAGCTAAGAACGAAG GCCCCCATTCAGGAATTAGGTACGGACATGAGATCAATTGAATGGCGTGAGAATACCTTGGATACTTCTAAGCAGGCTGTGACTAGTCATGTTGCCACCATGAATGCGGCTACTGCCCAAATTATAACTGCTTCACAATTGGACGAAGTTGATACGGAGGCCATATCTGCTTCGGTATCACAGATAACACAAACCATACCAGAAGTTACTAAGGAAGTACGTCTAATTGCTGCTCTTATGGAGGATAGCAACAATGGCGATCGCCTACTTGATGCGGCACGTAATTTGTGTAATGCGTTCAGCGATTTGCTAAAAGCTGCCGAGCCTGAGGGTAAAGAACCGTCGCAAAGTCTCATTAACGCCGCCAGTCGAGTCGGTGAAGCTACAACACATGTGCTTAGCACAATTGCCGAAGAGGAAGTGCCCGAAAATGGTGATTTACATGATATGCTTTTAGCATTGGCTAAGGCAGTGGCCAATACAACTGCGGCATTGATGTTGCGCGCCAAATCGATTGCGGCCAGCTGTGAGGATGAAGAGTCACGTAATCGCGTTATTGGTGCAGCTTCTCAATGCGCTTTGGCCACTAGTCAGCTGGTCGCGTGTGCTAAAGTCGTTGCTCCAACCCTACATAATGCCGCTTGTCGTGAACAATTGGAAGCTGCTGCTCGCAATGTGGCTCGTGCAGTTAATAATCTGTGTGATGTATGCAATGAAGCTACATCTGATCCAAAATTAAAGAATGATTTGCTCGCCGCTGCACGCGATGTATCGAAAAGTTTGAGCGATATGTTGGATCATGTGAAGTTGAGTTCTCGCGAGTATGCTACTCGTACTAGTCAAGAGATGAGCCCAGTGGAGAATGTTATTATTGGCACGGACATATTGGTTTCATCTAATGATCCACAAGAGATGGTGCGTCATGCCAAGCATTTAGGTCAAGCAACAGCACAATTGATACAGAGCATCAAGGGTGAAGCAGATCAACAGAAAGACGAAGACATGCAACGACGTTTGCTTTCGGCTGCTAAGCAATTAGCTGATGCTACAGCGAAACTTGTGGAGGCAGCACGTCTTTGTTCGGGTAATCCACAAAACACCGAGAACCAGAACGCATTGCGTCGCGCAGCCGAAGAACTTCGTGAGATCACCACCACAACAGCTAATACGCCAGCAATGAAACGCAACCTAATACATCGTCTCGAGTACTGTTCTAAGCAGGCCGCCTCTGCTGCTACTCAGTGTATATCTGCCGCACAGAATGCAGTACAGCATAGCGACGACCATCAAACTAAGGAACAATTGCTGCAAGATTGTAAACGTGCTGCCGACACAATTCCACGTCTCGTTACTTCGGTTAAGACTACACGTTCCAGTCCAGATGATCCAAATGCCCAATTGAATTTGATAGAAGCCGCTGAGCAGTTCATCGAACCAGCTATACAAGTCTCACGTTCTGCACGTGCTTTACAACCCACAGTCACTGACATACCATCAGCCACTCAGCTATCGAAGAGCGCGCTCTACCTAGGTCAAACAGTGTCTGAGTTGAACTCTGCGGCACAACGTGCTAGAGAAGCTTGCGGCGGCCAAGAGCTCGAATCCGCTTTAGAAGCAGTACGTAACCTACACAATGTGCTAGATGACACACGAAAAGCAGCACAAACAGGCAATATCCGTCCACTACCTGGCGAGACTATCGAAAACACTGCACAGCAATTACGCGTGTCAGCCAAAAACGTGGGTATTGCTCTTAGACAACTGCTGTCGTCGGTAATACAGGAGCAACGCAGATATGCAGGCGTTGCTGGACGTGACACGGCGCTGGCTCTTGGTGACTTTACGAAAAGTGTTCATGGTGTGGCTGCAACAACTAAAAACCCCGTTGTAATTGATTGTGCTGATGAGGTGGTACTACACTCGGCACGACTGATTGAGGAGGCACAGCGTACATTGCAAAATGTCGGAAACACTGATGCGCTCACACAAGCTGGGCGTGATGTTACAGCAGCGATTTCAAAAACTGTCGACTGCATTCCAGGTCAGCGTGAAGTGGACAATGCACTGCGCAATGTTAGCGAATTAAGCGAAATCCTTTCGATGAGTGAATTACCACCATCGGATCGCAATTACAATACTTTGCAATCAGAATTGAAACAGGTAGCAGAGGGACTTAGCGTTGCAGGTGGACAAATCGTGCAAGCTTACGATAGTCCCGCACAGCTTGCAGATACCAGTCAAAACTTTGCCGCCAACTATCGTAATCTATTAGCTGTTTCAATGGAGATGGCTGGGCAAACCCAAGATGAGGTGGTGCGGTCAGAAATGATCGATCGCCTTCGTAATGTTTCGACGCAATCATGTTCTTTACTATCTACTGCCAAATCGATTGCTGCAGATCCTGGGCAACCGAATGCTAAAAATCTTTTACATGCGGCAGCGCGTAGCGTAACTGAAAGCATAAATAAATTGGTCGATGCTAGCATACAATCAGCACCCGGACAAAAGGAGTGTGATAATGCCATGCGTAATATTGAAGCTCTACGCGTTGTACTCGATTACCCACACGAGCCTATCAACGAACAAGGATACTTTGAATGTGTAGAAAATGCCACCAATAAATCACGCAATCTGGGATATGCAATTTcagaaatgattaataatgcaAAACAATCGAATCATGTTGGCTTCGGACATTCGGTGAATACAGTCGCAGACTCTATACATGGTTTAATTGAATCATCTGCTCAAGCTGCCTACTTAATAGGTGTCTCCCATCCGAGCAGCGTAGCCGGACGTCCAGGCATTATAGATCAAGCTCAATTATCATGGGCATATCAAGGCATACGCCAGCACTGCGATATTGTTAGTAGTTCCAAATCAACAAAGCAGCAGAAGATATCAGCGCTAACGGTAATTGCCAAACATACCAGTTATTTGTGCTCCATATGTCGGCAGGCCAGTATGAACACCAACAATCCAGTGGCAAAGAATGAATTTATTGTATTAGCTAAACAAGTGGCCACTGCCACATCAAATTTGGTCCAAGAAATAAAAGGcattgaagatgaaccttcaacACCAACACGCGCTCGCCTTGTCGAGCCATTGTTGGAGTCTGTTAAAGCCGTACGCCAATATGCTTCTAGTCCTGAATTTATTTCGGTGCCTGCGAAAATCTCATCAGAGGGACGCAAAGCGCAAGAGCCTGTCATTCATGCTGGACGCGGCGTTATTGATGGTGTTATCGAAATGGTAAAAGCGGCAAAATCATTAGCACTGTCACCTGATGATCCACCAGTGTGGCAGCAGCTTTCGAATGCTTCAGCTCCTGTATCTGAATCCGTCAAACGTTTGGTCGATAACATACGCGAAAAAGCGCCTGGTCAAGCACAGTGCGAGCAAGTTTTGCATACACTGAATACATGTACGCGTGAATTGGATAGCTGTGCTATGGCTGTGAGCGCTCAGGGGTTGAGTCAACGTCGCGATAATAATTTACACGGTTTCAGTGGCCAAACATTGAATTCGGCTGCTGAGTTAATTGATAAACTCGAACCGATACGCATGGCGGGCAAGAACAATGCCGAACAATTGGGTCATGCAGTGGGAGAGATCTCGCGTTACATTGTGCCAATGGTGAATGGTGTAGTTGGTGCTTGCACCCATATTGTGCATACCAACCAACAAATGAGTATTATTAATCAAACTAAATCAGTGGTGGAGAGCGCTGTAACGCTAGTGCAAGCAGCAAAGGACTCTGCCGGTAATCCGCGCTCAACACAATCGCATGCACATTTGGATGAATCAATTGATTACACACGGCAAGCTATACAAGAGCTAACTGAAACAGTTGAAAAAATTAATACCGAAATGGGCGTAGTAACGGGACTAATGGAACAAGTTAATCGATCCATTACACGTTTGACTGATAAGCGTCAATCGTTGCTTAATGCTTCCTTTTCGGATTCGTTTGTAGATTATCAAACACGTATGGTACAATCAGCTAAAGAGATTGCACGCCTGGCGAATGAGATGAATGCTAAAGCAACTATCGAACCGCAATTGCTGCCGCAATTGGCTTTAGAAATGACACAGCATTACACACAATTGACACAGGATTCAGTAGGTGCCTCAACCACAACATCAACACCGGATGTTGCAATGCGTATACGCTCGACTGTTGTTGATTTGGGCCGCTCAGTGAGTTCAATGATACAGTCAGGTGCTGCTGGCGCCCGTCCAAATGATATTTCCACACAAAATGAGATTTCACGTAATGCGCGCGATGTGTCCGAAAAAGTGGCTCAAGTTTTGGCTGCATTGCAGGCGGGTTCACGTGGTACACAAGCTTGTATTAATGCTGCGCACACAGTGTCTGGTATTATTGGTGATCTTGATACGACTATAATGTTTGCTACAGCTGGCACTTTGCACTCGGATGGCGACGGCACTTTCGCCGATCATCGCGAACACATTTTACAGACCGCCAAGGCTCTAGTAGAAGATACTAAAGTTCTGGTGACTGGCGCAGCTGGTACTCAAGACGAGTTGGCGAATGCAGCACAGAATGCCGTGTCAACTATAC TTCAACTTGCGGAAGCTGTGAAGCGCGGGGCATGTAGCCTCGGTTCTACACAGCCTGATTCACAAGTTATGGTTATTAATGCTGTGAAGGATGTAGCTTCTGCTTTGGGTGATCTTATTAATGCAACTAAATTGGCGTCTGGTAAACCGATACATGATCCATCTATGCAAGATTTGAAGGAGAGTGCCAGG GTCATGGTGCTAAATGTGTCCTCTTTGCTGAAGACAGTCAAAGCCGTCGAAGATGAACACACACGCGGTACACGTGCCATGGAATCCACCGTTGAAGCTATTTCACAGGAAATACGT GCTATCCATTCACCTCCCCCACCTGGCAGTGCTCAATGTGGACCTGAAGATTTAATACGCGTCACGAAGAATGTGACTTTGGCAACAGCGAAAGCAGTAGCTGCTGGTGCTTCAAATTTACAAACGGATATTGTAGCTGCCGCCAATTTGGGTAGACGTGCCATATCTGAGATGTTGCTGATTTGTCGTTCGGTCGCATGGAATTGCGCTGAAACCGAAGATTTGCGTCAGCGTACACTCGAAGCGGGCGCTGCTGTAGGCGAATCATATCGTGAACTATTGAATGGCATATTACACAATTGTTCGGCAGATGATCGTGTACATTTGTCGCGACGTGTTGCTAAAAGCGTTACCGATTTGGTTGCTATGGCGCGTCTGCTTAAGGGTTCAGATTGGATTGATCCGGAAGATCCGACTGTAATTGCGGAAAATGAATTGTTGGGTGCTGCAGCGTCCATTGATGCGGCTGCCAAAAAGTTGGCCTCATTAAGGCCGCGTCGTCAGCCGGATGTGAAG ATTGAATTGGACGAAAacatgaaatttgatgaaatgaTTCTCGAAGCAGCGAAAGGCATTATGGCGGCTTCATCGGCTTTGGTACGTGCTGCTAATGCTGCGCAACGCGAATTAATCGATCAAGGCAAAGTTGCACGTCGTCCTCTTACTTCATCAGATGATGGTCAGTGGTCTGAAGGTCTTATATCTGCCGCCCGTCTTGTAGCTGCAGCCACGCACAGCCTTGTTGAGGCTGCCCAAAATTTGGTGCGTGGTGTTGGAACTGAAGAAATGTTAATTTCAACTGCCAAACAAGTAGCTGCATCTACAGCTCAACTACTCATCGCATGTAAGGTGAAATCAAACCCAAACTCAGAGGCCGGACGTCGCTTGCAAGCCGCCGGCAATCAAGTAATCAAGTCCACTGAAAATTTGGTACGTGCAGCGCAACAGGGCCTTGAAGATGAGGAAGAGAAAACACTGAAAATCAATACTTCAATGGTTGATGGTATGGCGCAAGAAATTAATGCACGATCTGATGTGTTACGCATGGAGAAACAATTAGAGGAAGCACGCCAGAAACTTATTACGATTAGGCATGCGCGTGCACTGCACAAAAAGTCACAAGGCTTTGCCACAGATGAAAGCGATTCAGAATATACTTATGGCACATTGCAAAAGAGTCATAATGAT ACACTAAATCGGTCGGGTTATGCATCGGATGTGCCCACATCACCGAGTTATTATactcagcaacaacaacaacaacaacaggccaaACATCATTATAATTATGGGGCACATCCGCAACATTTTCATCATCCATCTGCTGTCTCACCACCACCAACCCTGAGTTATCATCAATATGCTAGCGGCGCTGAGGTAAATGGTAGCATTGAATTACCGCCACCACCACCTCCACTTTCAACTACGTTGTATAACATGCAATCTGCTACAG